atctttcgattgatacCAATTTCGTTCAAATTCTTTCAGCCATTTGGCCGTAATAAGTGCCACaaaatcgcctttataaaacccttggcCGTTAAATAGCTTTAATTTTCGGAGTGGGATAGCATTGTTTGGTATATTTTCCAAAGGCGGACGGAGCGACATGCAGGCAGATgaatggacaaacagacagaaggacacaCAAACGGTGAAAAAGGCAGACAGGAGGACGAACCAACGAATTTTGCTGAATTAGCTTTCATTCGGGAGATTGAATGTTATAGAAAGACGGATAGACAAACaaacggacatcgctagatcagCTTTTGTTCGGTAAACAGACTGCTTTCGAACGAGACAGACAAAAAAACAGATGGGCGGACATACAgacaggtgtatgtccatagtggaaaattgcaaattttgcccatgaatattccactaggcaacaggggcaaacttctcacatatcaatgagtgcagtccgattcaagttttaagctcaatgagtccaaacggcgtgccgcagtgcgacacctctttgtagagaagttttacatggcatggaatcttacaaatgttgccagcattgggaggggaataccaccgttggaaattttttctgatagtctcgccaggaatcgaacccaggcgttcagcgtcattggcggacatgctaaactacGGTGGCATcctatgtccatagtagcatggagcggattaaccGACGGACATATAGACAAATGGATCGAaatatggatggacagacggacatggctggatctgCTTTCGTTGGGTAGATAGCATGCTTTCGAaagagacagacaaacagacaggtgCACGGACATACAGTGGCATGGAGCATGCTTTCGAaagagacagacaaacagacaggtgCACGGAcatatagtggcatggagcggaatAATATCCGcatcttcttttcaacctaacttagcCGACATCATATTTcatggacatggctggatcatATTTCATTCGGTAAATAGCAAGCTATCCAAAACAGACGGGGAGACCAACATACAAATAGATGGATGGACCAacatatagacagacagacaaagggCGACGCACCGACGGATATCGCTGGATTAGCTTTCGTTCGATAGAAGACAGAAGGAAAGaccaacaaacagacagatggacggactaaTATGCCGACATGCAAACGGACAGACCAACAAACAGACACATGGACGGACTAATATGCCGACATGCCAACGAGCTGACAGACAGAAGAACACACTAACGAAAAAACTGAtccacagacatacagacagacggacattgctgaATCGGCTTTCATTCGGGAGATTGCATGCTTTCGAAAGAAGGATAGACAAActgacggatagatggacggacatatctgAATCAGCATTCGTTGGGTAGATATtatgctttcgaaagacagacggataaaCCAACATACGGACAGAAAGACACACTGCCAGACGGACGCAAAGACTGAAGGATATACAGACAAAAGGACCGACGGCTATCTCTGGTTCAGCTTTCTTTCGAGAAATGGGATGCTTTAGAAAGACGGATGGATGAACGGACCAACATGCAGACATACATTTGGACGGCATAACCGAAAAGACAGACATTTGGACGGCAGGACtgaagagacagacggacggaccaaaATACAGACAGATCGACAAATGGTTCAAcatacagagagagagagacatgaAAACGGCCCgatagagggacagacagacagaaaaaccGATGGATATCGCTAACTCAGCTTTCGTTCAGAAGATGGAATGCTTTCGAAGGATGGACCGACATACAGACAGTTACTTGGGCGGGTAGACAGACACTCGTACCAATGGACATCACTGGATCAGCTTTCGTTCActagttagcatgctttcgacagataaacGGGGAGGCAAATTTATAAAAAGGCGGACTTTGTAGGATCAACTTAGatagattaaaatttttcttctaaTATTAAATCAAGCTCAACTCTGACTAAAATCCTTTGAGGTCAAGTGTAACCCTTCATAAATGACATATTTTCCAACTAATTGCCCTTAAGTATGAACAACCAACcaaaatccaaatctttacaCAAAATTCCCAATGATTTCattagagcaaaaaaaaaaacaacaacgacaatCAGATTATAAAACACCAAAGAGAACCCTTCATCCCTGGAGGATATCCAGGGAAacgaacagaaaaaaaaacagatatgAACAGTTGTTGCCTTCATACAAGGCCATACAACGACTGATAGCAAGGATATGTAAAAGGACTTGCATGAGAATAGCTGATGATGCTTTCGTCTACCCTATTTAAGTGTTTCCATATCAGATTACAATGGCAGGGTGTTGTTGAAGGaatagaatttttgaaatttgaataccaaactAACTTAACATTGAATACAACAAATTTGATTATAATTCCGAGTCATACATGTAAAAGAAGTTTTAAGTATTTTCCCTCCACACTCCTATGAAAGTAAAAGATAAATTTTGAAATCGCGGTTCAACATTTCCATTTTAAggcaataaattttaaagatttctaagaaagaaaacataaattgaaaaaatacaaCACAAAGTACTATCAACACTTTGGTGTCATATTTTTATGACTTTGACtgtgtaacaaaaaaaaaccaaagggACATTTACATAAAAACGGAATATTATGACACGTTTAAGAGACAATTTTTGacaaaactatttattttaaaagataCTAATTATTATCATTTGTTTCTTCCTTCGCTCTCTTTACAGTTTCTTTTTGAAATTCTTTTTAAAATGCAATCAGAATTGCTTGAAAAATGCTGGCAATCCCAGAGATATGAGAAGGTTTCAGGTAAGCCTTTGCTgagtttgaatttattttagatatttttttattttaattaaattttcttcccCTTAGGTTGTCATATCCACCCAAGTGAGCGTGGAGGGCCCCTTgctggccatatcggataatatgtTTGTACACAATAACTCTAAACATGGTCGGCGTGCCAAACGTCTGGACACCACGGAAGGTACAGGCAATCCCTCCCTGTCCATAACGGGACATCCCCTAGCGCCTGACAGTACCTATGATGGTCTgtacatcaaaatttcattaaacttttttgttttggtttttcattttttattgatAAAAAGAGCATCAAGAACTctatttgatgaaaattgattCCTTAGGGTGTTTAAAAAGCCCGAATTTTAGgtgaaggaaggaaggaaggttAACTTCAGTTTTTGTTATATTAGAAATGATGTGTAGGGCACTTAAAGTAGGCTTCACGAGGAAAGAAAAGCCTTCGGATAATTTTGGTTTGGTTTCaagtattttgtaaaaaaactcaatttaaagaaaacgaatttttaaAGCACTTTAGAAAATCCTAGATATTAACCAGGATTCAGGTTAGGTCACTTAGAAAATCATAAAGTGAATAGGCCCCATGAATATCATTAAGATTGTCAAAATCTGCCTATTGTGAATGTTAACAAATgtcagtaaaaatttctttctcTTACAAAACTCAGCACATCTACgcattatttttttctatttatttcacatcgaaaattcaaaaaaatcgtATGTCAGGATTCAGGCTAGGTCACttaaaaaaacataaagtgaATAGGCCCCATGAATATGATTAAGATTGTCAACATCTGCCTATTGTGAATGTTAACAAATGTCAGTTaaaatttgtttctcttacAAAACTCAGCATATTAGACATCTacgcattatttttttttatttcacatcgaaaattcaaaaaattgtatgtcggttGATCACTTCGCTTAACCTTGCTAGGTGAATCCTGGATTTTAACTTAAACTATAATTTTTATTAAGCGACAAATTATGGCATAGATAGTTTAATGGGGTCTTAACAAGTAATAGAAAATCGTTTAgacaaatataaaataattttaaacaacatataagaaaattttgtatgaacaatttttaaattttgaaattctttTATTCCGATATTTCGGTTGACCTTGTCTAACCGTTATCAAGGCTAAACAAAAATGTTACTAAAAaactgatttttcttttttgacttTTGTTTAATTGTATATTAGCCTTGATGATAAGCGGACATTGCCAACCCAAATATTGcatgtataaaaatatttcaactgACCAAAAAAAACGGTTGTCAAGcccaaaaaaaatactaaaaattgatttttgcccttcgcatttttttattataagccTTGATGACAGTTAGACAATGTTAatcgaaatatcgatagtacaaagaaaaacaacaagagAAGCAAATGGAAATTGtgatgatcttcgccctaaaaggcaaaaaaacatGCCCTTCAGCTGGCACAATGcagaattgtaaaatttttgttcaaaggaaatgttttaaaatataatttaacgGCTTTGTGAAaagtttatacatttttttattaaacattttttcatcaaaaatttttctgtgaAACACAATTTTTctaccaatttttctataaaatttaaattctacCTAAATTTTCTATTCTAagtcaaattttgacaacattttctagaaaatcaaattttgaatttttttttttattccaataAGTTGAACTTTTTAACATTAGTTTTTTATTTCAAGATTTTGGCTGATCTCGTCTAACCGTCAGCAAGGCTAAACAAAACTattgctaaaaattttattttgttttttcattttatttaaatgagaattttttaaaaaattaatttttttttactccaaTGCTTCGATTGACCTTGTCTAACCTTTATTTAGGCATacgaataaaaacaaatattactttaaattaatttttgtcttAAGCTTTCTTTAATTGTTAACCTTGATAACGGTTGGACGATGTCAACCGAAATAcaaagaaaaatcaaattttgttccaaatgatcacaaacatttttttcgtaactagccaagatatattcatttacaggtagtggcagctgcccaacaacaaaatattgagtgcaaaatcagtgattagtgcagctgtgattttgtgtatgttactagttcgcgccatttttcattgtttgtgtgtAGTATGGTTCTTagctataatacacacacaaccaaaactcgtttaTAGATAGTTCacatcgcgagaaaaaattgtactcagttgTCTACAGTACACTATCTGGTAGTTATGTCATGTAGGTAGCCACCTAATTAATTAGATGCAAAGGGGGATACCCACTATTAGAATTGCTTAAGAATCAGAAATCTTTAGCAAACTTTAAagcaatttcaattttttttctcaaaaggaCTAGATatgcaacaaatattttttattttttatttcattaaattgGCATACTCCCCCCAtattaaatatacattttttttttaatttttccacctCAATCCATAATTCTCCATTTTAATTGAACCTTTTCTCCTttcattttctttgcaaattatAGGTCTCTATCCACCTCTGCCAGTGGCCACACCCTGCATTAAAGCCATTTCGCCCAGTGAAGGCTGGACTACTGGAGGCGCCACCGTCATCATAGTGGGTGATAATTTCTTCGATGGCCTCCAGGTGGTGTTCGGCACCATGCTGGTATGGAGTGAACTGATAACATCACATGCTATACGTGTACAGACCCCGCCACGTCATATACCCGGTGTTGTAGAGGTTACCTTATCCTACAAAAGTAAACAGTTTTGTAAGGGCTCACCGGGACGTTTTGTTTATGTCtgtaagtattttaaaaattaaattgggaaaacatttttgttaaaaaaaatttgctgttttttAGCTTTAAATGAACCTACCATTGACTATGGTTTCCAGCGTCTGCAGAAATTAATACCCCGCCATCCTGGAGATCCCGAAAAGTTACAGAAGGAAATTATCTTAAAGAGGGCAGCTGATCTGGTAGAGGCTTTATATTCAATGCCAAGGTGAGTTTTTTTGCGGAGACTTCAATTTGAAAATAGGGTTTTTTTtggtaaacaaaaaattctgtcaaaatgGGGCTTTCATAAAAAAAGATTAAGTGGATCGCAGGTTCGATTACCAGGAATGGTTATGGTCTGTCGCTATAAAGAgctaaaattgtctaaagtAGTCGACAATTTTTGAAGGGAACTACATCCTAATCGTGATTAAAGAGGTTATAGTCTGCAAATTTTCTCCACTTtgtcacagcttctgcagaaatcgTGGTTTATAACCTAAAGACAACCTGGCTTGCCCTGTTGGCAAGCCTAGATATTGCAgataaataaaacgcaaaaaagtTCCCAGTACAAGTCTTTTGGTTTGCCAACGTGTCAAAACAATAcgaggaaaaaattttaaatatttgtaaatGTTAAAACTAAGATTTGCAAAACATGggcacacccagagaaaagtcgATGCCGAACGgactcatttcagtaccatacggtattactagtaaagcaacaccgtatggtaggAAATCAATACCGCATGGTATGGGTGAAATATTTAAAACCGCAATAGGTTCTATACCAAATCGTTTTTGAatattccaccccctaatgTAAGTACCAAGCTAAACAACAATTTTGCCGCGATgaaaagaatacaaatgtgacgccattAATTTTTAATAGCCTCCTTCGTCTGGTACCaaattaataccaaatggtattaaaaatatttgccaataacgtgaataaaataataccaaatGGCATTGGCAAAGCACCGCCCTTTTTCCATCAgtgtatttgtttaacaaatattttataatgtcctcaatattttaagtacaaagctcaacagcACTTCTAGCGCGATGACAAGAttacaaatgtgacgccgttaATTCTTAAAAGcttcctttgtctggtattgaattgatatcaAATGACATTAAAACATTTTGCCAATGAcgagaacaaaataataccaggcggtattggcaaagtaccgtcatttttctatcagtgcagACATAACAGTCAAATTAAGTCTATTGAGATTTACGCACGCAATTGTATAAATCAttggtttaattttattttaccattcacaatagaggtataTCTGAAAGTGGCCACACTTGTTTGTGAAACacatatcatggcaatcctgacggcagatttcctataaaaattcgaaatcacaatagcggtcgaacgcgtaaagctagccgcttgaaattttgcacagttacttaatattgatgtaggtcgttggggattgcaaattggcaacaccggttcagatttagatatagctcccatataaaccaatctcccgatttgacttcttgagcccctggaagcagcaatttttgtccgatttggctgaaattttagacgtAGTGTTCcgttccaacaactttgccaactacgctccaaatcggtcgagaacctgatatagctctcatataaaccgatctcccgatttgacttctggagtccttacaagccgcattttttgtccgatttggctgaaattgagcatgtagttttctgttatgacttccaacaactttgccaactacgctccaaatcagtctataacctgatatagctcccatgtaaagcagtctctcgatcatccttgttcgattcctagaagctttaattttttctcgTTTGACAAGAGTTTGTATGAAGAATGAAATTATGAAGGgcataattaaatttattttgatcaaaatttttagcagaatccgtggtggtgggttcccattattcggcccggacgatcttagcacggttttacttgttttaatttaagatGCAAAGtagacaaaaaataatttaacaaaaaaaataatcattggacagtcatctatgtagtcaaataagaatcaatcagcaaTCAAAAATTGGAATAGATGCTCATGACCGATagtaaaaaggaaattaaatatAAGGGTAGCatctttttttaaagttttgatttttggctcgttttcattgccaaAATCCTACgaatcaagaaaaaattttaaattttggaccaacttttttttcagtgtagtatcgatggaaaaaagaaataatcgatattcagacaaaaaatataaTATCGATAGCATCgaaagtgccatcgatattttgccagttcTACTCGGACTCTTCTAATCCTGTATAGCCTTTATTTAAGTACCATATAGTCTCGatcagctgtgaaaaattttaggttGGGGCATTCCCCCAGTTGCTTGATTCCTTGATTTTAATGACAGTTTCGTATTTTTACCTACGTTTTCGATATAGCTTGGGGTGTTTAAGGATTGGGCATAACCTCGGACTCTGACTCACATTTGCATAATGTATTCGTATACAAATCCTGTATAGGGCTGATCGGGACTATATTGTACTTAATATAGTCCCGATCAGCCCTGAAAGATTAAAGGTTCGGGAGTTCTCCAAATTCACTGGTTCCTAGATTTTAATGACAGTTTCgtatttttctttcaaataactgttatttgaagcccatatttTTGCGTAAATTTCCaagtttcaaatttttaaaaaattttctgagatttttatttttcgtatgcactatgacatttttttttcatctatatttataattataattttttatttatattattcttTCTCATTTTAGATCCCCTGGCGGTTCCACCGGTTTCAATTCATATGCCGGCCAATTGGCAGTTAGTGTACAGGATGGTTCGGGTCAATGGACCGAAGATGATTATCAACGCACACAATCGAGCAGTGTTAGTCCACGAGGCGGTTACTGCAGCAGTGCATCAACGCCCCACAGTTCGGGCGGTTCGTATGGAGCCACAACAACGGCTGGTTCAAATGGTTATGGAGCCACCACCAATATGGGTACGTTGTCAACTTCCCCGGGCAGTGTCTTCAATTCCACCTCAAGTTAGTAGAGACAATTAAAGTAGAGTTTTAGAGAAAAACgaatttagaaacaaaatacaaaaaaaaaagaatccttTTCaagtatgtttttgttgttgtatgtttatttttggaaatcgaaacaaaagaaaacaggatttttagttttaaagttaattttttatataaaaatctttaaaaagaaattaaatttttttttttttttgactttaaaatatttttgacttTCATTAGCTTTATATaagttttaatattatttttattgctttttttattactttttaatttaacactcaaaaaaaaatcattgcaaaACATACCAACAAAAACCCcttctaaaaatgttttcaaaaaaaaaaataaaaaaaaaaccaaactgaAAAACCAATGCTCAGCTAGTGCCTTTTCGCCATTAATTTCAACAGTGTCCAGCACCTGGCATCAAGCCCTGGTCCAACATCATCATACCCATCCGCATCATTACCATCATCCCCACCAGCCTTGGCATAATTCCACAGTATCAGCAGCTACAGCAGCCGTTTAAGCAGTGTGGCCTAAGGATAGGAAGATGCTAAAGCCGTAAAGACAAACATTGGGAAGATGTAGCCCCAGCAATAAGGGGCGAACCAGGAGCGAAGCTTTTTGTATATTCTCCTccaaatgcaacaacaacaacacttaaACACTCTAAAAAAAGACTCCTAGGTACTATGATTTCCtgttaacttttatttaagattttgtttttttgtttcttttaattttgctttaatttaaagataagaatatttaaaattagtttaaaatgtttttattattatttttttttaattttagttttccttttttttattaaagcaaTGGCattgatatttaaaaaaattttattaaaactatttttaattttcctttttcttttcttcaactCTTTGCAGGAGTAAGCAGCTTAAGTTTTAATCCCTTCACCTTGCCCACCTGCAATACCCAAGGCTACAGCAGCTCACAACTGGTGACTTCATCTAAATAATATTACTACTAAAACGAAGGCTGGGTCTTCAAGCATCCCCTGGAGTTCTGTGGTGTCTTTTCGACTAAGGATGGCAAAAAGGAAGTCTATCAAGAGTTGTTTAAATTCCTACAAGCTCCCGCCAAACTGAAAACTACTTCAAACCAATGGAAATGTGCAATATAACCTAACTTCTCcgaaaaaaggaaagaatttaAGTAATTCCTTAATTAAAATAATCTAACAGTGAAACAATTGGTAGTTATCTACTGCCAAAACCACTAACTTTTTGCCCCTGACTCATTCGCCAACTCATCgatatcagctgattttataaagacacaaaaacagctgattacgAAGATATGGTGAACGAATAAAATGGCAAAAACTTTTTGCTTTTGGCAGTAAAACTTGAAAATTGTGAACAATATGTACTACcttattgtataaaaaatactCACTGCTTCTAACTTGAGAAATCTAAGTGAGAAATATGTATTTCATAAGCCTCAGATGTCAAACCTCGAAAAACATGGACAGCTGTCCAATCGAACCACCATGGGtgtcaagaaatataattgcggtgttttattttagtcctttCCAGTGTAAATCAGATGTTCTGGATAAAATgtcagtgcaaaatttttttgatttgccCTATAtattactaaaataaaacatagcAAATATAATTCTTAAACCATTTCACTTTCAGTgatatcgaatgaaaaatgtgaCTTATGGCCCTTTTAgatggcacatcatgatcgtactcatcgtgtgtTGGTTACAacttttgccaaaaacggtaCATCGATTTTGTCTTTTCTTTGGTTTTATGGCCCTTTTAGACGGCACATCATGTTTGTACTCATCGTGTATATGTGTTGTTTACaagttttgccaaaaacggtacatagattttttcttttcttcaatattatttaattgtttgtactttacttctcatttcttAACCTTAAATGTTACAGAACGGgattttcaatatctgtcaattaatgattacacatttctttgtaaacaaTAATCGATAGACGTCAGTCATCGATAAAAATCAAATGACTGATGGTTGTGTGTACATGTGACGCatacacctttgttttcaccaatactattacaatgaccatacatctgatgtgccatgtaaactcaacattatttaatttttcatactttacaTCTCGTTTTATAACTTTATGTGGCACAGaacgtgtttttcaatatctgtcaattaaTGATTACACTTTTCTTCGTAAACGGTAATCGGTAGGCGCcatacatcaaaaaaaaaaccaattgattttaatttttctgccaTGAAAAATGTCTACATGTGATGCCAGGATTCACTCAACAAGGTTAAGCCATTcaataaattgaaaaacttCGGCTTGTAATTGGAAAATatgtgaaatgaaaagaaaaaacaatgcAATATACTGAATTTTgtaagagaaaaattttttactgacatTTTTTAACATTCACAATAGACAAATTTTGACtatcttaatgatgttcatggggcctatcaaCTTTATGATTTTGTAAATGacttaaccttctattagtgaatcctgatgtGATGCATActtgttttcaccaatactattacaatgaccatacctctgatgtgccatgtaaacggGCCATAACTTGTGCTAAAGTAGGCATATCGATTAATCGGtcttcatagcagctatatcaacaccaAGGTATGTCAATAAGGTACAGTCAGTTGCCAAACAAATACAAGCCTGAAAATTGAATGAATTTCtcattaggtctgttcgcgtacacGAGAGTAATCACAGACTTTACTCTCTTTTACTATTTATTTGACTTAAatagagtcttattaattttgcagggatgtcaaactcagacatggcttaaaataccattgaacgtaaaggggtatcgaaagcagctttgtagtctacaaagagatggtaggatCAGTGTGGAAATCTGATCTAGGGTAGATTTACCAGTTCTAAAGCCGTattaatagggcccaattatctcattgaatttaggttttggtctttcacacagtacgtttgagagtatcttgtatccgttggggaggagacttattcctctgtagttggcacattccgtcttgtctccattCATGTGTACGGAACATTGTATGCTGagcttccaatcatcgggtatgcgttcttctagccagattgcgcagacaagattatgcatacgccttatcagcgtgtcgcctccggtcttaaatagttcagcggataacccgtcggctcctgctgccttgttgttcttcattcgggtcactgctacttggaccttattttgaccaggaggtaaacattctataccatcatcagggattggttctgcggtatgctCTTCGCTGTCAACGTTGGcctctagcagttgggtaaaatgttctttccatatcctcaccaTTCTATCTGCATTCCGACACTCTTGGACGtaacccaagtatggatttcgcggcattttccatgaagtgggcaatggtctgccactgcgccattatatcatcggaacagggagtgctttcatcaagcagttgggtcagtcgagtgaagtatgcccagtatgtccagcttccgtgcagtgtccgatcgtactttcctcgccatgttcaaacggctgcgaacctttgctgcaacaagttaatgatccgaatctatattcgctctacggatcgatcgtacatcttacacgctgg
The genomic region above belongs to Stomoxys calcitrans chromosome 5, idStoCalc2.1, whole genome shotgun sequence and contains:
- the LOC106083434 gene encoding transcription factor collier isoform X4, translating into MRSDEPVPGFSSASPWPTLDLEWGRKLYPTAAPRTASGLMFGLPPTAADLNQPRGPMTSLKEEPLGARAWMQPVVDQSNLGIGRAHFEKQPPSNLRKSNFFHFVIALYDRAGQPIEIERTAFIGFIEKDSESDTTKTNNGIQYRLQLLYANGARQEQDIFVRLIDSVTKQAIIYEGQDKNPEMCRVLLTHEVMCSRCCDKKSCGNRNETPSDPVIIDRFFLKFFLKCNQNCLKNAGNPRDMRRFQVVISTQVSVEGPLLAISDNMFVHNNSKHGRRAKRLDTTEGLYPPLPVATPCIKAISPSEGWTTGGATVIIVGDNFFDGLQVVFGTMLVWSELITSHAIRVQTPPRHIPGVVEVTLSYKSKQFCKGSPGRFVYVSLNEPTIDYGFQRLQKLIPRHPGDPEKLQKEIILKRAADLVEALYSMPRSPGGSTGFNSYAGQLAVSVQDGSGQWTEDDYQRTQSSSVSPRGGYCSSASTPHSSGGSYGATTTAGSNGYGATTNMGTLSTSPGSVFNSTSTSAFSPLISTVSSTWHQALVQHHHTHPHHYHHPHQPWHNSTVSAATAAV
- the LOC106083434 gene encoding transcription factor collier isoform X2; the protein is MRSDEPVPGFSSASPWPTLDLEWGRKLYPTAAPRTASGLMFGLPPTAADLNQPRGPMTSLKEEPLGARAWMQPVVDQSNLGIGRAHFEKQPPSNLRKSNFFHFVIALYDRAGQPIEIERTAFIGFIEKDSESDTTKTNNGIQYRLQLLYANGARQEQDIFVRLIDSVTKQAIIYEGQDKNPEMCRVLLTHEVMCSRCCDKKSCGNRNETPSDPVIIDRFFLKFFLKCNQNCLKNAGNPRDMRRFQVVISTQVSVEGPLLAISDNMFVHNNSKHGRRAKRLDTTEGTGNPSLSITGHPLAPDSTYDGLYPPLPVATPCIKAISPSEGWTTGGATVIIVGDNFFDGLQVVFGTMLVWSELITSHAIRVQTPPRHIPGVVEVTLSYKSKQFCKGSPGRFVYVSLNEPTIDYGFQRLQKLIPRHPGDPEKLQKEIILKRAADLVEALYSMPRSPGGSTGFNSYAGQLAVSVQDGSGQWTEDDYQRTQSSSVSPRGGYCSSASTPHSSGGSYGATTTAGSNGYGATTNMGTLSTSPGSVFNSTSMSSTWHQALVQHHHTHPHHYHHPHQPWHNSTVSAATAAV
- the LOC106083434 gene encoding transcription factor collier isoform X7 is translated as MRSDEPVPGFSSASPWPTLDLEWGRKLYPTAAPRTASGLMFGLPPTAADLNQPRGPMTSLKEEPLGARAWMQPVVDQSNLGIGRAHFEKQPPSNLRKSNFFHFVIALYDRAGQPIEIERTAFIGFIEKDSESDTTKTNNGIQYRLQLLYANGARQEQDIFVRLIDSVTKQAIIYEGQDKNPEMCRVLLTHEVMCSRCCDKKSCGNRNETPSDPVIIDRFFLKFFLKCNQNCLKNAGNPRDMRRFQVVISTQVSVEGPLLAISDNMFVHNNSKHGRRAKRLDTTEGLYPPLPVATPCIKAISPSEGWTTGGATVIIVGDNFFDGLQVVFGTMLVWSELITSHAIRVQTPPRHIPGVVEVTLSYKSKQFCKGSPGRFVYVSLNEPTIDYGFQRLQKLIPRHPGDPEKLQKEIILKRAADLVEALYSMPRSPGGSTGFNSYAGQLAVSVQDGSGQWTEDDYQRTQSSSVSPRGGYCSSASTPHSSGGSYGATTTAGSNGYGATTNMGTLSTSPGSVFNSTSRVSSLSFNPFTLPTCNTQGYSSSQLVTSSK
- the LOC106083434 gene encoding transcription factor collier isoform X3 produces the protein MRSDEPVPGFSSASPWPTLDLEWGRKLYPTAAPRTASGLMFGLPPTAADLNQPRGPMTSLKEEPLGARAWMQPVVDQSNLGIGRAHFEKQPPSNLRKSNFFHFVIALYDRAGQPIEIERTAFIGFIEKDSESDTTKTNNGIQYRLQLLYANGARQEQDIFVRLIDSVTKQAIIYEGQDKNPEMCRVLLTHEVMCSRCCDKKSCGNRNETPSDPVIIDRFFLKFFLKCNQNCLKNAGNPRDMRRFQVVISTQVSVEGPLLAISDNMFVHNNSKHGRRAKRLDTTEGTGNPSLSITGHPLAPDSTYDGLYPPLPVATPCIKAISPSEGWTTGGATVIIVGDNFFDGLQVVFGTMLVWSELITSHAIRVQTPPRHIPGVVEVTLSYKSKQFCKGSPGRFVYVSLNEPTIDYGFQRLQKLIPRHPGDPEKLQKEIILKRAADLVEALYSMPRSPGGSTGFNSYAGQLAVSVQDGSGQWTEDDYQRTQSSSVSPRGGYCSSASTPHSSGGSYGATTTAGSNGYGATTNMGTLSTSPGSVFNSTSRVSSLSFNPFTLPTCNTQGYSSSQLVTSSK
- the LOC106083434 gene encoding transcription factor collier isoform X1; protein product: MRSDEPVPGFSSASPWPTLDLEWGRKLYPTAAPRTASGLMFGLPPTAADLNQPRGPMTSLKEEPLGARAWMQPVVDQSNLGIGRAHFEKQPPSNLRKSNFFHFVIALYDRAGQPIEIERTAFIGFIEKDSESDTTKTNNGIQYRLQLLYANGARQEQDIFVRLIDSVTKQAIIYEGQDKNPEMCRVLLTHEVMCSRCCDKKSCGNRNETPSDPVIIDRFFLKFFLKCNQNCLKNAGNPRDMRRFQVVISTQVSVEGPLLAISDNMFVHNNSKHGRRAKRLDTTEGTGNPSLSITGHPLAPDSTYDGLYPPLPVATPCIKAISPSEGWTTGGATVIIVGDNFFDGLQVVFGTMLVWSELITSHAIRVQTPPRHIPGVVEVTLSYKSKQFCKGSPGRFVYVSLNEPTIDYGFQRLQKLIPRHPGDPEKLQKEIILKRAADLVEALYSMPRSPGGSTGFNSYAGQLAVSVQDGSGQWTEDDYQRTQSSSVSPRGGYCSSASTPHSSGGSYGATTTAGSNGYGATTNMGTLSTSPGSVFNSTSTSAFSPLISTVSSTWHQALVQHHHTHPHHYHHPHQPWHNSTVSAATAAV